From Solanum lycopersicum chromosome 8, SLM_r2.1, the proteins below share one genomic window:
- the LOC138337899 gene encoding secreted RxLR effector protein 161-like, producing the protein MGREFEMSMMGELTFFLGLQIKQSSNGISICQEKYIKELLKKFNMFDSKPIDTLMGTNSKMIVEESDPLVNQTMYRGIIGSLLYLTASRTDIVYSVGMCARFQACPRDSHLKAAKRILRYLKKIGDLVLFYPAADTFDLVGFADADFAGYQVDRKSTSGMAHFLGSSLVSWGTRKQNFVALSTAEAEYVAAAACCSQLLWIRQHLEDFGIHIKAISLMCDNTSARNRLQTSSPRL; encoded by the coding sequence ATGGGAAGGGAGtttgaaatgagcatgatgggtgaGTTGACATTTTTCTTAGGGCtacaaatcaagcaatcatcaaatggaaTTTCAATATGCCAGGAGAAGTACATCAAAGAGCTtctgaagaaattcaatatgtttgattcaaAACCTATTGACACTCTtatgggaacaaattccaagatgATAGTAGAAGAATCTGATCCTCTTGTGAATCAGACAATGTACAGAGGAATCATTGGCTCCTTGCTATATCTGACTGCTAGCAGGACTGATATTGtttatagtgttggaatgtgtgccaggtttcaagcatgtcctcgtgattcacaTTTGAAGGCTGCAAAACGCATTCTCAGATACCTAAAGAAAATaggggacctggttctcttTTATCCTGCAGCTGATACTTTTGATCTGGTTGGCtttgcagatgctgattttgcaggttatcaagttgacaggaaAAGCACCTCTGGAatggctcatttccttggatcatcacttGTCTCTTGGGGCACTAGAAAGCAGAACTTTGTAGCTCTCTCAactgctgaagctgaatacGTAGCTGCTGCAGCTTGTTGTTCTCAATTGTTGTGGATCAGgcaacacttagaagattttggAATCCATATCAAAGCAATTTCTCTCATGTGTGACAACACTAGTGCTAGGAACAGATtgcagacatcttcaccaaggctctga